The region CAGAGCGGCGTCTCTAAATCTCGACCGGTGATCCCGTAGATTGTGTTTTCCACGTTACCTTCGAGGCCCGTACTGGCGAGCTTATCGAACACCTTTCGCGCTGAAAGAACCCGCTACCAAAAGTCGTTACAGTATCAGCCGGTTAGTCCGATAGAACGCCCCTCTCTATCACTCGTCGCTCGTCGGCTCCGTTACCGGATCACTGTACCGGAACGAGCGCGGCGCATCGCTGTCAATCTCAATCGGTTCGACCTCCTCGTCCTTCCGCGCGCGTTCGACTGTCTCCCGTATCGCCTCGAACCGCTCACCGACGCCGATCTCGTCGTTTCGCCGATCGTAGGTGACCAATCCGTGGTCCGCTAGTCTCGGAACGTGTTTATGAATCAACGACACCGTCACCGCTTCCACCAACTCCGCTGACTCGCCCTCGATCGACCCCTCGTGCTCCCGGGCAGCGATTCGCTGTCCCAACTCGTCGACGGTCGCCTGGTCGTACTTGAGGAAGTAATACAGGACGTACCGACGGCGAGCAGCAGACAAGAGGTCGTACAGAGTATCGAGATCCGGGGACGGAGCGTCTACCCCTGTATTCATGTCATGACTTTTCAGACACA is a window of Natrinema salifodinae DNA encoding:
- a CDS encoding DUF7344 domain-containing protein, whose product is MNTGVDAPSPDLDTLYDLLSAARRRYVLYYFLKYDQATVDELGQRIAAREHEGSIEGESAELVEAVTVSLIHKHVPRLADHGLVTYDRRNDEIGVGERFEAIRETVERARKDEEVEPIEIDSDAPRSFRYSDPVTEPTSDE